A genomic stretch from Phaeodactylum tricornutum CCAP 1055/1 chromosome 22, whole genome shotgun sequence includes:
- a CDS encoding d-lactate dehydrogenase (Probably an oxygen-dependent oxidoreductase utilizing covalently bound FAD co-factor, possibly catalyzes the reaction: lactate + NAD+ = pyruvate + NADH.) — translation MPFKCLSSVSSRTLPISDRLSLSRFRRRASFATSTIISKDRFSALKERLPNVTFSTNSYELYWHGKGQSYHPSVPPDVVATPETLEDVRTIMQFCVSERIPVIPFGTGTSLEGHVAALYGGLCLDMAKFQSIEIPDFSSADLPDPIAVVGAGVTRKKLNEALRHTGMQFMIDPGADASLGGMVSTGASGTAAVKYGTMRENILALDCVLADEEATVVSTGSRSLKNSAGYDLLSLMCGSEGTLGVITSVTVKLHSIPEYVIAAVCSFSSLYAAAQAVATLKLSNIPVSRCELLDSASVEAFNAYNKESRPLLVRPTLFLEFQGASELVLQEQVSNTQSICVHDFGGSHFSFASNEQDRKALWSARHSLYYAAIALRPGATDALVTDACVPLSKFASLISETAADVREKGVIGPCFGHAGDGNLHCILPILEQESADYLLKVEQVNENLIKRTLDAGGSCSGEHGVGYGKIKYLERQYGQGAVEMMKRIKKGLDPYNLMNPGKVVSV, via the coding sequence ATGCCTTTCAAATGCCTGTCGAGCGTGTCGAGTCGAACATTGCCTATTTCGGATAGGCTTTCTCTTAGTAGGTTCCGGCGACGTGCTTCTTTTGCGACTTCAACCATCATTTCGAAAGACCGTTTCTCGGCACTAAAAGAGCGCCTACCTAACGTTACGTTTTCGACTAATTCGTATGAATTGTACTGGCATGGCAAAGGCCAATCCTACCATCCGTCGGTACCACCAGATGTTGTCGCAACCCCCGAGACACTCGAAGATGTCAGGACAATTATGCAGTTTTGCGTGAGCGAACGTATTCCGGTGATACCATTCGGGACAGGGACATCTCTGGAAGGTCACGTGGCTGCACTGTACGGTGGCCTTTGTCTGGATATGGCTAAGTTTCAATCCATCGAAATCCCTGATTTTTCCAGCGCGGATTTGCCCGATCCCATTGCTGTTGTGGGAGCCGGCGTCACTCGAAAAAAACTGAATGAAGCGCTCCGCCATACTGGAATGCAATTCATGATCGATCCTGGAGCGGATGCGTCGCTTGGAGGCATGGTAAGCACTGGGGCATCAGGTACGGCAGCAGTAAAGTATGGAACAATGCGCGAGAATATACTGGCTCTGGACTGTGTCTTGGCCGACGAGGAAGCGACTGTTGTATCGACAGGAAGCCGTTCACTAAAAAACTCGGCTGGCTACGATCTATTGTCACTCATGTGCGGTTCGGAAGGGACACTTGGAGTCATTACATCGGTGACGGTCAAGCTACACTCCATTCCGGAATATGTGATTGCCGCGGTTTGTTCGTTTAGTAGCTTGTACGCAGCGGCACAGGCGGTAGCAACCTTGAAGCTCAGCAACATTCCCGTCTCTCGTTGCGAGTTGCTTGATTCTGCAAGTGTGGAGGCTTTTAACGCTTATAACAAGGAAAGCAGGCCTCTCTTAGTACGACCGACGCTGTTTCTTGAATTTCAAGGAGCAAGCGAACTCGTTTTGCAGGAGCAAGTTTCCAACACGCAATCAATATGTGTGCATGATTTTGGAGGTTCTCACTTTTCATTTGCCTCCAATGAGCAGGATCGAAAAGCGCTATGGTCAGCTCGTCATTCTTTGTACTATGCAGCGATTGCTTTACGGCCAGGGGCAACGGATGCATTGGTGACAGATGCATGTGTGCCGCTGTCTAAGTTTGCAAGTCTTATTAGTGAGACGGCAGCGGACGTCCGAGAAAAGGGTGTGATCGGGCCGTGTTTTGGGCACGCTGGCGACGGGAATTTGCATTGTATTCTACCAATTTTAGAACAAGAGTCGGCAGATTACCTGCTTAAAGTGGAACAGGTAAACGAGAACCTTATCAAACGTACGCTGGACGCTGGGGGCTCATGTAGCGGTGAACACGGAGTCGGCTACGGCAAAATCAAATACCTTGAGCGCCAATATGGTCAAGGCGCAGTTGAAATGATGAAACGGATCAAGAAAGGGTTAGACCCGTACAATCTAATGAATCCCGGAAAGGTTGTATCGGTGTAG
- a CDS encoding predicted protein has product MTDGLNPTNPNSIGALIAEEWTINPFSPLPSFLEMIMMEEASRATRQAFLAGSKFAQNALLARTTMGDDLPTSTAETNNHLDTHFSILTSTLHKWKNQIMLAAGSLLQNYGAEIRCIAIYLLERRSLHYFSATMAESMYGARRVKLEKADRSGSRKLSDLSSVDKTRLALLLSLGPYLSEKLDSLHSEYRDPRERHRLPSTPLAAIWNSYPYARRLFDYSNALVQWRFLLGQSVIFDPASFLLEQVVRRVTKEDTDSNSTKPSKEKDIPAIAFPPASFASPMLSKYLHSPSKSQIGYFLAASVAFSWLTQLRRDVDTYQHESRSQRRAYETVGSHSGTGFIPPPPMPTSSRAAVVAAEEECSLCRKVRTQPTASPSGFVYCYDCLLRYVRKHGVCPATNMQCTEANFVRIYEPWL; this is encoded by the coding sequence ATGACGGACGGTCTCAACCCCACAAATCCAAACTCGATCGGAGCGTTAATTGCCGAAGAATGGACCATCAATCCATTTTCGCCATTACCCTCGTTCTTGGAAATGATAATGATGGAAGAGGCATCACGGGCGACGCGGCAAGCATTTCTTGCAGGTAGTAAGTTCGCACAAAACGCGCTTTTGGCTCGTACCACCATGGGCGATGATTTGCCTACATCGACAGCAGAGACCAACAACCACTTAGATACACACTTTTCAATTCTTACATCCACACTGCACAAGTGGAAGAACCAAATCATGCTAGCTGCTGGCTCTCTTCTTCAAAATTATGGTGCAGAGATCAGATGTATAGCAATTtatcttttggaaagacgTTCACTTCACTACTTTTCCGCGACGATGGCAGAGTCTATGTACGGGGCCCGTCGTGTCAAGCTAGAGAAGGCCGACAGATCAGGAAGTCGTAAGCTTAGCGACCTTTCGAGTGTGGACAAAACGAGATTGGCATTGCTTTTGTCTTTGGGTCCATACCTCTCTGAAAAATTGGATTCACTGCATAGCGAATACAGGGATCCACGGGAACGTCACCGCCTTCCAAGTACACCACTAGCAGCGATCTGGAATTCGTATCCGTACGCCCGACGCTTGTTTGACTATTCTAACGCGCTCGTACAGTGGAGATTTCTTTTGGGACAGTCTGTGATCTTCGACCCAGCTTCATTTCTATTAGAGCAAGTAGTGCGGCGGGTTACGAAGGAAGATACAGATAGCAACTCAACAAAACCTTCCAAAGAGAAAGATATTCCTGCAATTGCATTCCCACCAGCAAGTTTTGCATCGCCAATGTTATCGAAATACCTTCATTCCCCCAGTAAAAGCCAGATTGGCTATTTCTTAGCAGCGTCCGTCGCCTTCAGCTGGCTCACGCAATTACGCCGCGACGTAGACACATATCAGCATGAGAGTCGCTCACAGCGACGAGCTTATGAGACGGTCGGCAGTCATAGTGGTACAGGCTTTattccaccgccaccaatGCCGACCTCATCGCGAGCAGCAGTGGTCGCAGCGGAAGAGGAGTGCTCCCTTTGCCGTAAGGTTCGAACGCAACCTACGGCTTCTCCATCTGGATTTGTCTACTGTTACGATTGCTTGCTTCGGTATGTAAGGAAGCACGGCGTATGCCCAGCCACCAACATGCAATGTACGGAGGCGAATTTTGTTCGAATATACGAGCCCTGGCTATAG
- a CDS encoding predicted protein produces MSVTIHTTAGDLKLEIFCDTAPRTSFNFLALCSSGAYDGTIFHRNIKGFMIQGGDTADKTGSKGGESIWGPIPFRDEFHPDNVHDRRGVLSMANKGPNTNRSQFFVLYERQPHLNNSHTVFGRLLDGWDVLDKMERMPVMGSAAPKKRLQQCPIDPPKITKITVHANPLADEMIVYPTPEGAPEKRL; encoded by the exons ATGTCGGTCACCATTCACACCACCGCCGGCGACCTCAAACTGGAAATTTTTTGCGATACGGCGCCTCGGACATCCTTCAACTTTTTGGCATTGTGCTCTTCGGGTGCGTACGACGGAACGATATTTCATCGCAATATCAAAGGGTTCATGATCCAAG GCGGCGACACAGCAGACAAGACGGGCAGCAAGGGAGGGGAATCGATTTGGGGGCCAATTCCATTTCGGGACGAATTCCATCCCGACAACGTACATGATAGGCGTGGAGTACTAAGTATGGCGAATAAGGGACCGAATACGAATA GATCTCAGTTTTTTGTGTTATACGAGCGGCAGCCGCATTTGAATAATTCGCACACAGTCTTTGGTCGCTTGCTGGACGGATGGGACGTTTTGGATAAGATGGAGCGAATGCCGGTGATGGGATCTGCGGCTCCGAAAAAGCGACTCCAACAGTGTCCCATAGATCCTCCCAAAATCACCAAGATAACGGTACACGCAAACCCGCTGGCCGACGAAATGATCGTGTATCCTACTCCCGAGGGGGCTCCCGAGAAGCGTTTATAA
- a CDS encoding predicted protein, with protein METTQIDEDAVAAADKQMEERANRAKELLSQRYRGLKTQQEEKHNRKMQLERHMMGLPEQKKHELRRHLEQEEVAIHKETRKKITTSDFESLAIIGRGAFGEVRLVRRKGKANDPQTGQIFALKSMKKEMMVVKNQVHHVKAERDALAQAKDGNRWLTALHYSFFDDSHLYMAMEFMPGGDLMSLLIKEDTFSESVTRFFMAEAAQAISSVHALGYIHRDIKPDNMLLDARGHLKLTDLGLCKKVGDVSPTDEPEVVLEMLRQQGISEKGAEWRATQTLQSSNAMAYSTVGTPDYIAPEVLAAQNGASGYSYTCAVDWWSLGVIMFECLVGYTPFYAEDPVTTCRKILRWRQCLEMPAETKAQLSPECIDFLSCLLAGPESRIGSSKNGGDFENGFKQVVQHRWYRDFDWEGIRELEGPLLP; from the exons ATGGAGACTACACAAATCGATGAAGATGCCGTCGCTGCGGCGGATAAGCAGATGGAAGAGCGGGCGAATCGAGCCAAGGAACTGTTATCGCAACGGTATCGGGGCTTGAAGACGCAACAG GAAGAAAAACACAATAGAAAGATGCAACTAGAACGGCACATGATGGGATTGCCGGAGCAAAAGAAGCACGAGCTTCGCAGACATTTGGAACAAGAGGAGGTGGCAATTCATAAGGAGACGCGCAAGAAGATTACTACATCCGACTTCGAAAGCCTGGCGATTATTGGCCGTGGAGCGTTTGGAGAAGTTCGCCTTGTTCGGCGCAAGGGAAAAGCGAACGATCCACAGACGGGGCAAATCTTTGCTCTCAAGAGTATGAAAAAAGAAATGATGGTGGTGAAGAATCAGGTGCACCATGTCAAGGCCGAGCGCGACGCTTTGGCGCAAGCAAAAGACGGTAATCGCTGGCTCACTGCTCTTCACTACAGCTTCTTTGATGATAGTCACCTCTATATGGCGATGGAATTTATGCCGGGAGGTGATCTTATGAGTCTATTGATCAAAGAAGACACCTTCTCGGAATCCGTCACTCGGTTTTTTATGGCAGAAGCTGCGCAGGCAATCAGTAGTGTACATGCACTGGGCTACATTCATCGCGACATTAAGCCAGACAATATGCTTTTGGACGCCCGGGGTCATCTAAAACTGACCGATTTGGGTCTGTGTAAAAAGGTAGGCGACGTGAGTCCCACAGACGAACCGGAAGTTGTCCTAGAGATGTTGCGTCAGCAAGGGATCTCGGAAAAAGGTGCCGAGTGGCGAGCCACGCAAACTCTTCAATCGTCGAACGCG ATGGCCTACTCTACCGTGGGGACGCCGGACTACATTGCACCGGAGGTTCTGGCTGCCCAAAACGGGGCGTCGGGGTACTCGTACACGTGCGCGGTGGATTGGTGGTCGCTAGGTGTGATTATGTTTGAGTGCTTGGTAGGCTACACACCATTCTACGCTGAAGATCCGGTAACAACCTGCCGTAAGATCCTTCGCTGGCGACAGTGTTTGGAAATGCCTGCCGAAACCAAGGCCCAGCTTTCCCCCGAGTGCATTGattttctttcttgtttgctcGCCGGTCCGGAATCTCGAATTGGGTCTTCCAAGAACGGAGGCGACTTCGAGAATGGATTTAAGCAGGTCGTGCAGCATCGGTGGTATCGAGACTTTGACTGGGAAGGAATTCGTGAGCTTGAAGGACCATTGCTGCCT
- a CDS encoding predicted protein has translation MNSSGHRRLFRWNRDKHGDSFDASTEGGGSSHALPVSKSGSPVPSDSIPKSFAQSRINWESGKKYDESSQDFSGHRSRDDSVVETKLWRNKLTKNLRGKFSPRSGLQIRKRRDKKDLKEEAESRFLRTTSLSDVDDTLTRNDSRGWHKRNGHPRNLAHAKKRGDDSLEFARKQSPPSSTVFFEQGMYSAASVEELGYETMTGFTDAPKESDQQLEMKRANYGTGHSKRKFRLRPHHCFEKATYMTEEDIYSDSIEPSQSFEFLKSYLAPTAFTEPKGERDGKIEESYGSPETDGRVGALRVEVLGCVSLARQKPDVATYLVCGDSAFCTDVISGYRSPMWPSASKRAAVFPIHHAFSRLYIGVFDVKARKSNKQTDAFCGRVTVDICSLRPGTEYDITLALRASTFVYDRRRRGVVRLRFSLHWFSERGAILSYFNQPRSLVQACPLVSGSPVIPCAEPRTFRNLALTVHGQDLPGKYSRSAFRATMREFNLYQVNIRHLLKTSVIEAVLYEKPIVSFCLFLAGMHCVVSNSVHMVPPYFLAYLLIQLHESYQHYVQSSVYNCGYKPLTFFEVFQALIFNTTGRDRMFESISVAKQAKQRGNIRQHKQLADMDSDRGEGGLVTHPPDHQEFPFSDRDAYPNFGVDDALAPSLKKGRAIPKTDPSGYVDGISSDESGDADNDDETITTETGMDDSMFHLDMEGEDDGLEPDDHLELASQSNLPLAASNRRRIKLGPAQNTDTSAAVRVPPQIHLKKMENIFHKLSKKLSVELVAAPMDRNLGGTVDTSHLAMRGSLALTTEALQAQEKLGKKAIYDEFDRLLGLETRTANPVLRIASAFLGPLMRIIRNIFLRTHLENKAAKTPKEHREKTGNKDEAYPTEQRRDHKTSELQLGVSSNSRLDHRKVFFRKNTSRELSTDKPHLIGPLYQDERPVFSVQHGSVASRKLRPRSVAIPYNRLRKERFYDWPPDPTVSRATPLHFAYGEETERRRRDNIFSSDLVMSLQERDKNENRIFRQRLLEASLGEN, from the exons ATGAATAGTTCAGGTCACAGACGGTTGTTCCGTTGGAATCGTGACAAACACGGTGATAGTTTTGACGCTTCAACCGAAGGGGGAGGAAGCAGCCATGCTCTTCCGGTATCGAAATCTGGCTCACCGGTTCCCAGTGATAGTATTCCCAAAAGTTTTGCACAAAGCCGAATCAATTGGGAGTCCGGAAAGAAGTACGACGAGTCATCGCAGGATTTTTCCGGACATCGCAGTCGTGATGATTCTGTAGTGGAAACAAAGCTTTGGAGGAACAAGCTGACAAAAAATCTCCGTGGTAAATTCAGTCCACGTTCAGGTCTCCAGATAAGAAAGCGTAGAGATAAGAAGGATTTAAAAGAAGAGGCCGAATCTCGCTTCCTCCGGACCACAAGTTTATCCGACGTTGATGACACCTTGACTCGAAACGACTCTCGTGGATGGCACAAGCGAAATGGCCATCCCAGAAATTTAGCTCATGCAAAGAAAAGAGGCGATGACTCGTTGGAATTCGCACGAAAACAATCCCCGCCGTCTAGCACGGTATTCTTTGAACAAGGAATGTACTCTGCTGCATCGGTAGAGGAGCTTGGATATGAAACTATGACTGGCTTCACCGACGCTCCGAAAGAGTCAGACCAACAGTTGGAGATGAAACGGGCGAACTATGGAACAGGGCATTCGAAACGCAAGTTTCGCTTACGACCCCACCATTGTTTTGAGAAGGCTACGTACATGACAGAGGAAGACATTTACTCGGATAGTATAGAGCCGTCCCAGTCTTTTGAGTTCTTGAAGTCTTATCTGGCACCGACTGCTTTCACAGAGCCGAAAGGCGAACGTGATggaaaaattgaagaaaGTTATGGTTCGCCGGAAACCGATGGCCGTGTGGGAGCGCTGCGCGTGGAAGTTCTTGGATGCGTGAGCCTGGCGCGACAAAAACCTGATGTCGCCACGTATTTGGTTTGTGGTGACAGTGCTTTTTGTACGGATGTGATAAGCGGTTATCGATCCCCAATGTGGCCAAGCGCTTCAAAGCGTGCCGCAGTTTTTCCTATTCATCATGCATTCTCCAGATTGTACATTGGTGTTTTCGATGTAAAAGCACGAAAGAGTAACAAGCAAACAGACGCATTTTGTGGAAGAGTCACCGTTGATATTTGTTCTTTAAGACCCGGGACTGAGTATGATATAACATTGGCCCTTCGGGCCTCTACATTTGTTTacgatcgtcgtcgacgaggaGTGGTCCGCTTGCGCTTTTCTCTTCATTGGTTTAGCGAGCGCGGCGCTATTCTTTCTTACTTCAACCAACCGCGAAGCCTTGTCCAGGCCTGTCCTCTTGTCAGTGGCTCGCCTGTGATTCCGTGTGCCGAGCCCAGAACATTCAGAAACCTTGCTCTTACTGTGCACGGTCAAGATCTTCCTGGAAAGTATTCCCGGAGCGCGTTTCGGGCAACCATGCGTGAATTCAATTTGTACCAGGTGAACATCCGGCACTTGCTCAAGACAAGCGTAATTGAGGCTGTTCTCTACGAGAAACCAATagtctctttttgtttgttccTCGCTGGAATGCATTGCGTTGTCTCAAACTCAGTACATATGGTTCCACCATATTTTCTTGCTTATCTTTTGATTCAACTGCACGAGAGCTACCAACACTATGTCCAAAGTTCGGTATACAATTGTGGATACAAACCCCTCACTTTCTTTGAGGTATTTCAAGCTCTGATATTCAATACGACAGGACGAGATCGAATGTTTGAGTCCATATCCGTGGCCAAGCAAGCAAAGCAAAGAGGAAATATTAGGCAACATAAGCAGCTTGCCGATATGGATTCTGATAGAGGGGAAGGGGGTTTGGTAACTCACCCTCCGGATCATCAAGAatttcctttttcagatAGGGATGCCTACCCCAattttggtgttgacgaCGCACTCGCACCGAGTTTGAAGAAAGGACGAG CTATACCAAAGACGGATCCAAGTGGATATGTTGACGGCATCTCAAGTGATGAAAGCGGGGACGCagacaatgacgacgaaacaatTACGACAGAGACGGGTATGGATGACAGCATGTTCCACCTTGATATGGAGGGGGAGGATGATGGCTTGGAACCGGATGACCATTTGGAGCTGGCTTCACAATCCAACCTTCCTTTGGCCGCTAGCAACAGACGACGGATTAAGCTTGGGCCGGCTCAGAATACAGACACATCTGCAGCAGTCAGAGTTCCACCTCAGATCCACttgaaaaaaatggaaaacatTTTTCATAAACTTTCTAAAAAGCTGTCTGTTGAGCTTGTTGCAGCACCTATGGATCGAAATCTGGGTGGAACTGTGGACACGTCTCACCTTGCGATGCGTGGGTCGCTGGCTTTAACTACGGAGGCTTTGCAGGCGCAAGAAAAACTGGGCAAGAAGGCAATTTACGATGAATTCGATAGACTCTTGGGTCTAGAGACGAGGACTGCTAATCCAGTTCTTAGAATTGCATCGGCTTTTTTAGGTCCTTTGATGCGGATTATCCGA AACATTTTTCTTCGCACGCATCTCGAGAACAAAGCAGCAAAAACACCCAAGGAGCACAGGGAGAAAACCGGTAACAAAGATGAAGCGTACCCGACGGAGCAGAGAAGAGACCACAAGACTAGCGAATTACAATTGGGTGTTTCGAGCAATAGTCGCTTAGATCATCGTAAGGTTTTTTTTCGGAAGAACACAAGTCGTGAACTAAGTACTGACAAGCCTCACTTGATTGGACCTTTATACCAAGATGAACGCCCAGTATTCAGTGTTCAGCACGGTTCGGTGGCGAGTCGTAAACTTCGGCCTAGATCTGTGGCCATACCGTACAATCGTTTGCGGAAGGAGCGATTTTATGATTGGCCCCCAGATCCGACAGTTTCCCGTGCAACTCCTTTGCACTTTGCCTACGGCGAAGAAACGGAACGCAGACGACGAGACAACATTTTTTCTTCTGACTTGGTTATGTCGCTTCAGGAAAGGGATAAGAACGAAAATCGAATCTTCCGACAACGATTGCTAGAAGCCTCGTTGGGAGAGAATTGA
- a CDS encoding predicted protein, producing the protein MVREDSTHEVIVSQCNKVFIVLFYEEIPYSGSASLARWRNSPIPAKSEISNFRTVALVALFLFPTLAEVRISAQSIDGRSIVTSEAEEDEAVVSCTLDSLSIGGQQLNVLDSISFYLHRNGEPEACGASVLSESTIEKGLSQMECKKEVDKYQLEALLTAVFAEELAASDCGSNDNSTAPEGFLHYCDMGVDRTIVQNDYDHLVRIPRKGNLPCRFFSREGDRISSFEDILRMAEKAETRECTEENDVCTDRMDLHLYAAPAGRVFMFAPSYVGEIFQISHVKDSLGQPISLEVLSLDPRVFDIYNFFSADEAHSLIDKAVKETSPTYRLHRSTTGSATASIFNKRTSENAWDTHGTLAQTIKRRCLSVLGIDEYQESLTDGLQILRYNQSNAYTAHMDYLEDKDGSQVYDYESVGKGGNRFATILLYMSDLGEHDGGETAFVKADSPGKEHVPLHRAIQQLRDSGDASTLTPDSWEEIMAAQCRARLSVRPKLARAVLFYSQHPNGAEDKMSFHSGCPVLGATTKWAANLWVWNAPRPEFEGAPLKKDLSNVTKAESAASQQLRAVFRNSGKDRRFEKAELYFDEDGFFGKLGPKDPPISLTVKF; encoded by the exons ATGGTGCGCGAAGACAGCACCCATGAAGTGATAGTCTCGCAAT GTAAT AAGGTATTCATTGTCTTATTTTatgaggaaattccctattcGGGCAGCGCCTCTCTAGCTAGATGGcgcaattcccctattccggccaaatccgagatttctaact ttaggacAGTCGCTCTGGTCGcccttttccttttcccgaCCCTCGCAGAGGTAAGGATTTCTGCGCAGAGCATTGATGGACGTTCAATTGTCACGTCGGAAGcagaagaagatgaagctGTGGTTTCCTGCACGCTCGACAGCCTGTCGATCGGGGGACAGCAATTGAACGTTTTGGATTCGATTTCATTTTATCTACATCGAAATGGCGAGCCAGAAGCATGCGGAGCTTCCGTTTTGTCAGAGTCTACGATTGAAAAAGGTTTATCGCAAATGGAGTGCAAGAAGGAGGTTGACAAGTACCAATTGGAAGCGTTGTTGACAGCAGTTTTTGCTGAAGAGCTCGCCGCGTCCGATTGTGGATCGAACGACAACAGTACTGCCCCGGAAGGCTTCCTGCACTACTGTGATATGGGTGTTGATCGTACTATTGTACAGAACGACTATGATCATTTGGTCCGAATACCAAGGAAAGGGAATCTACCCTGTCGATTCTTTTCCCGAGAAGGTGATCGAATTTCGTCGTTTGAGGACATTTTGAGAATGGCCGAAAAAGCCGAAACGCGGGAATGTACTGAAGAAAACGATGTATGCACAGACAGGATGGATTTGCATTTGTACGCCGCCCCGGCCGGTCGCGTGTTCATGTTTGCGCCCTCATACGTCGGAGAAATATTCCAAATTTCTCATGTCAAAGATAGTCTTGGACAACCTATCTCGCTTGAAGTACTGTCGCTGGACCCTCGCGTTTTTGATATTTATAATTTTTTTTCTGCTGATGAAGCACACAGTTTGATTGATAAAGCAGTTAAAGAGACTTCACCCACGTACAGACTGCATCGCAGTACCACCGGCAGCGCTACGGCCAGCATCTTCAACAAACGCACCTCGGAAAATGCGTGGGATACTCACGGAACCCTGGCACAGACGATCAAGCG TCGATGTCTCTCAGTTCTTGGTATTGACGAATACCAGGAGTCGTTGACTGATGGGCTTCAAATCTTGCGCTACAACCAATCAAATGCTTATACCGCCCATATGGATTACTTAGAGGACAAAG ACGGATCTCAGGTGTATGACTATGAAAGCGTTGGAAAAGGTGGAAATCGGTTTGCAACGATTCTGCTTTACATGAGCGATCTTGGCGAACATGATGGAGGCGAAACGGCTTTTGTTAAAGCGGATTCACCAGGCAAGGAGCATGTTCCTCTCCATCGCGCCATCCAACAACTACGTGATTCAGGCGATGCAAGTACATTGACTCCTGATTCATGGGAAGAAATAATGGCTGCACAGTGCCGAGCACGCCTTTCGGTCCGACCCAAGCTAGCTCGGGCTGTCCTATTCTATTCGCAACATCCCAACGGAGCCGAAGACAAAATGTCGTTTCATTCCGGTTGTCCAGTTCTCGGAGCGACCACGAAATGGGCGGCAAATTTGTGGGTCTGGAATGCACCAAGGCCTGAATTTGAAGGAGCGCCTTTGAAAAAAGATCTCAGCAATGTGACAAAAGCCGAATCGGCTGCATCACAGCAGCTTCGGGCTGTTTTTAGAAATAGTGGAAAGGATcgtcgtttcgaaaaggcAGAACTTTATTTTGACGAAGATGGATTCTTTGGCAAGTTGGGACCAAAAGATCCTCCTATTAGC TTGACGGTGAAATTTTAG